The stretch of DNA CAGCCGCATGATGGATGGAGGGTACCTCTCGAAACTGGAAACTGTCGGATTCTGAATGCGGAGAACGCTATTCTGGAATTAAAGTATCAGGGCGATTTCCCGATCTTTTTCCGGTCGTTAGTGGAGTTGATTCCTCAAGTTCCGTGCTCGTATTCCAAGTATCGACGGGCGATTTCCACTTTGATGGATCAATCCATGGGGGATTCTGCATGCCCGACTGGTTGACCGCTTTTTCGCTACCGTCGGCACCTCCTCAGGACTGGAAGACTATCGTAGCCTCGATGGTGCTATCGGTTCTCTTAGGGATGACGATTGGCCAGATCCACCGCTGGACACGTCCGCTTCACTCCGGGAGTGCCTCATTTCACGCGACTTTGGTCTTGATGACGATCCTGATTACGCTGGTCACACAAGTGATTGGCGATAATGTCGCGCGGGCTTTCAGTCTGGTGGGTGCGTTGTCGATTGTTCGCTTTCGCACCGTGGTTCGCGATACGAAGGATACAGCGTTTGTCATCTTTGCTGTCGTGATTGGTATGTGTGCCGGTGCTGAACGCGGCTGGCTGGCGATAGGAGGGACCATCCTCGTCGGACTGGTCGCGGCCATCTATCGAGATCGTCCCTATAACCCTTCGACTTCGCTGATCCGTTACCGGTTAATCCTGCGGATGGGGCTGGCACAAGAAGTGGAAACACAGGTGCATGCCCTGCTTCAACAGGTCACCCGGAGCTATGACCTCGAAAGTCTCAGTACAGTTCGTCAAGGGAGTGCGATGGAAATGACCTACTCCCTACAATTGAACCGTGCGATCTCGCCGCGTGAGTTGCATGCACAATTGAGTCGCATCGAAGGGATCCAGAGTGTCGAACTGACGGCATCCATTGACGATGATCGTTGAAAAGTTGGCACCTTCATTCACGGCTGCCGTTCATGGCCGTTGTTCAATTGGGAAGAACTGAAAAGCAATTTCCTGCTTGAACCCTATCCTGCCTGAGGGTTAGTCTGCGCAGCAGTGATGATCCTCTTTGAGAACCCACTGGCAGGAACCTTGCGATGAACTTTTCACCAGCAGTACTTCAGCGACGTGTGACGTATACCGCCCTGCTCTCCCTCGCTCTGGCAGCCGGGCCTCTGGCTCTCGCCCAGGAGCCGGCAGCCGCTGGCAAACTGGAGCAACCAGCCGTTGCCAAACCTGCAGCCAAGGCCGCAGCGAAAGCAGCTCAGGCCAAGCCGGCGGCACAGGCGGCGAACAATCCCATTGTCCCCTACAAAATCACGCCAACGGCCAAAGATCTGCCTTACGGCACTCATCCTCGACAAGTCCTCGATTTCTGGCAGGCCAAGTCGACCACTCCCACACCTGTCGTGTTCTTCATTCATGGCGGTGGCTGGAACAATGGCGATAAATCGTCGGCAGTCCGCACTCTCGATCTTCCCAAACTGCTCGACAGCGGGATCTCCGTGGTGACGATCAATTACCGGCTGGTTCCTCAGGCGTATGACGCCGGCATCGAACCACCTGTGAAATGGCCGCTTTCGGATGCCGCACGAGCCCTTCAATTTGTGCGATCCAAGGCCACTGAGTGGAATCTCGACAAGGCCCGGATTGGTGCCTGCGGTGGTTCTGCCGGAGCCTGCTCGTCACTCTGGCTGGCGATGCATGACGATATGGCGACACCTGACAGCAAAGATCCCATCGAACGCGAATCGACCCGCCTGTGGTGTGCCGTCGTGAGCGGGGCACAGACTTCGCTCGATCCGGCGGAAACCAGTG from Planctopirus ephydatiae encodes:
- a CDS encoding DUF4956 domain-containing protein — encoded protein: MPDWLTAFSLPSAPPQDWKTIVASMVLSVLLGMTIGQIHRWTRPLHSGSASFHATLVLMTILITLVTQVIGDNVARAFSLVGALSIVRFRTVVRDTKDTAFVIFAVVIGMCAGAERGWLAIGGTILVGLVAAIYRDRPYNPSTSLIRYRLILRMGLAQEVETQVHALLQQVTRSYDLESLSTVRQGSAMEMTYSLQLNRAISPRELHAQLSRIEGIQSVELTASIDDDR
- a CDS encoding alpha/beta hydrolase, producing the protein MNFSPAVLQRRVTYTALLSLALAAGPLALAQEPAAAGKLEQPAVAKPAAKAAAKAAQAKPAAQAANNPIVPYKITPTAKDLPYGTHPRQVLDFWQAKSTTPTPVVFFIHGGGWNNGDKSSAVRTLDLPKLLDSGISVVTINYRLVPQAYDAGIEPPVKWPLSDAARALQFVRSKATEWNLDKARIGACGGSAGACSSLWLAMHDDMATPDSKDPIERESTRLWCAVVSGAQTSLDPAETSAWIPNMEYGGHAYGFREAGQARPAEFKKFLAGREKVLPWLKEYSPASHASKDDPTIVLFYGQKEPAQKGDTQKDPTHSILLGKLLKEKLDPLGVKCVVTSPGEPDPSFTSITDSLITELKAAK